The Maridesulfovibrio sp. genomic sequence TCAGATTTACCGTGCTCTCTATGACAGGTGTCACAGGGGAGTTCCGTGGCCCAGTGCGGGGATTTATGCGGATTGGGTTCAAGTTTTTCAGTGCGTTTGGCAACATCTTCGGGAGTGCCGTGGCAGTTGGCGCAATTACGGGTATCCGGCGGTGCGGTGGGTGCTTTTACACCGTGGCAAAGTTCGCAGTTGGCACCGTTCTGGTGAACCTTTTTGTGGTAGCTTTTGACCGGAAGTTTGCCGAAGACGACATCGTCAATAATGTCGATGGTGAACTGCTTGGTCTTGTGCTGCTCCATATCAATTTGGGCAACACTTTTTTCTTTTTCAGCTTTATCCTGTGCGCGTAATGCGTTGGGCGCAAGGAAAATTCCCATTGCAAACAGAAGTATAATCGCCCCGAAGGCGACAGATGTTTTTTTTATCATAATATTGCCCTTCAGTATCTATAAATCAATTAGCTCGGCTCATTGCCGGCAACGCTGTTACCAGCGATACGTCCCATGACCAGGCAGTCGGTAATTGCACAACTACCCAAGCGACTTGCCCCGTGGGGGCCACCTGTTACTTCACCAGCGGCATAGAGGCCGTTGATGGGCTTGAAGTTCTGGGAATGAAGGACATGACCTTTTACGTCGATCTCGACTCCGCCCATGCAGTGGTGCACTTTAGGCCAGCCGCGAACAGCGTAGAAAGGAGCTTTAACAATAGGGGTTGCGGTGCTTAGAGGCTTGCCGAATTCAGGGTCGGATTTATCCGCAACATATTTATTGTAATTGTTGATGGTCTCGGTCAGCTTTGCTGCCGGAATATTGTAGAAATTAGCAAGCTGTTCAATAGTATCAAAAGCGTGAACAACCTTGTACTTGAGGCAACGGTCCAGGGTAGGACATGCTTCAGCACCCTTACTGTCTACGATGATGATCGGATAATCAGGGTTACCGTTTGCATCAAGCTTCTTGAGCATGGCATCGGCACGGGTTTTACGGTCTGCCAGTTCATTTACAAAGCGGGTTCCGGTGGAACGGTCAACCATTACACCGTAGCGGAATCCGGACTGGATGTTGAACATGGAGGCAACACCGAATCCCTTTTCGTCCGGAGAAGCCCATGGGCCGAGCTGGATGAGAGACATCTGTACGGGAACGGCACCGGCACGAAAGGCCGCACGCATGGCTTCGCCTGTTGCACCGAGTTGGTTGGTACTGTCGATCTCGCCGGCCAGACGGGGGTCCTGAGCAGCACGGAACTTAGCATCCTGACTAAAACCACCGGTAGCGAGAACAACGCCTTTGCGAGCGCGGAACATACGAACCTGTCCGCTTTCTTCATCCGGGAAACGGTAGCCGTCACGAGCACGGATGCCGACGATGCGTTCATCGTCGTTAACGATGAAGTCGAGCATTTTGCAACCGGTGTGGAGAACAACTCCTTCAGCGCGGGCAGTATCCACCAGCGGACGGACAATGCCGGAACCGGAAGCGTTGTGAGTCAGATATGTACGGGCTACGGAATGACCGCCGAGCCATGAAAGTTTGGGCTTGAACACAGCACCGCACTGGATAACGAAATTGTAGGCATCTATGGAGCCTTCGGCGATCGTTTTGGTTATTTCAACATGGTTGATGCCGCGACCGGCCTTGAGCATGTCTTTGACCATGGTATCGATGCT encodes the following:
- a CDS encoding cytochrome c3 family protein, whose translation is MIKKTSVAFGAIILLFAMGIFLAPNALRAQDKAEKEKSVAQIDMEQHKTKQFTIDIIDDVVFGKLPVKSYHKKVHQNGANCELCHGVKAPTAPPDTRNCANCHGTPEDVAKRTEKLEPNPHKSPHWATELPCDTCHREHGKSEFYCKNCHHFDYQVP
- a CDS encoding flavocytochrome c encodes the protein MPDSKGTKGKAAMMSRRKLLMNGGAMAAGAVLFGATGSLASEKAPSVRSELPTTKWDGEFDVLVIGSGFAALSAAIEARRKGLDVMVVEKMRVLGGNSCINGGLFAVAGSELQKKEGVKDSIDTMVKDMLKAGRGINHVEITKTIAEGSIDAYNFVIQCGAVFKPKLSWLGGHSVARTYLTHNASGSGIVRPLVDTARAEGVVLHTGCKMLDFIVNDDERIVGIRARDGYRFPDEESGQVRMFRARKGVVLATGGFSQDAKFRAAQDPRLAGEIDSTNQLGATGEAMRAAFRAGAVPVQMSLIQLGPWASPDEKGFGVASMFNIQSGFRYGVMVDRSTGTRFVNELADRKTRADAMLKKLDANGNPDYPIIIVDSKGAEACPTLDRCLKYKVVHAFDTIEQLANFYNIPAAKLTETINNYNKYVADKSDPEFGKPLSTATPIVKAPFYAVRGWPKVHHCMGGVEIDVKGHVLHSQNFKPINGLYAAGEVTGGPHGASRLGSCAITDCLVMGRIAGNSVAGNEPS